A genomic stretch from Primulina huaijiensis isolate GDHJ02 chromosome 14, ASM1229523v2, whole genome shotgun sequence includes:
- the LOC140957515 gene encoding transcription factor MYB33: MGHITGDESEDRVLSSDSPLSNDGDNFFRGSDRGVILKKGPWTTAEDAILIDYVKKHGEGNWNSVQKHTGLSRCGKSCRLRWANHLRPNLKKGAFTPEEERLIIELHAKMGNKWARMAVHLPGRTDNEIKNYWNTRIKRRQRAGLPLYPTEFFQHALPEKQQNRNSPWIFGGDEGCHDSVPSHGYETPDVMFDILNMLPYRPEFPDIFASSSLVSGFGSPQFFSFLPQTVGSHKLTQELDEQMDFGGFADNDAFPDHCENKMSQSYGPCFPSDPNHTKQLWHFGVSPDSHFASNDIFSASEPLEGAEKFELPSLQYQETNSGVWGLLPFDATPESLDSFIQSPLSGTGTQPSHCPSPRSSGLLEALLYEAKFISKSENQSSDKATSSTISQGAITYCSSLKAHSTVIKGIDPTSPSGNSTGSIFNGCSPADPIGSAMEEKMRASHVKSEVVNQSCFLDEDRKENLSLLDCSKPDAILGSCWLEQSGSSVKQCGSITDAIFLGDDLGSELKNMSSGTSGWGLGSCTWNYMPSANQMSDLL; the protein is encoded by the exons ATGGGTCATATCACTGGTGACGAGTCTGAAGACAGAGTCCTCTCTAGCGATTCACCTCTGAGTAACGATGGTGATAACTTTTTCAGAGGTTCAGACAGGGGGGTTATTCTGAAGAAAGGTCCATGGACAACTGCTGAGGATGCAATTTTGATTGACTACGTGAAAAAGCATGGGGAAGGCAATTGGAATTCAGTTCAGAAGCATACGGGACTTTCACGGTGTGGTAAAAGCTGCCGCCTGAGGTGGGCCAATCATTTAAGGCCAAACCTGAAAAAAGGAGCATTCACACCAGAAGAAGAGCGACTAATAATTGAACTTCATGCTAAAATGGGAAACAAATGGGCACGGATGGCTGTGCAT TTGCCCGGACGGACAGACAATGAGATAAAGAATTATTGGAATACTCGAATAAAAAGACGTCAACGTGCCGGCTTACCTCTTTATCCAACTGAATTTTTCCAACATGCACTTCCAGAGAAACAACAAAACCGTAATTCACCTTGGATATTTGGTGGAGATGAAGGATGCCATGATAGCGTGCCAAGCCATGGCTATGAAACACCTGATGTCATGtttgatattttaaacatgttacCGTACAGACCAGAATTTCCTGATATTTTTGCTAGTAGTTCACTCGTGAGCGGTTTTGGTTCTCCTCAGTTTTTTAGTTTTCTTCCCCAAACAGTTGGATCGCACAAACTTACTCAAGAACTTGATGAACAAATGGACTTTGGTGGCTTCGCTGATAATGATGCTTTCCCTGATCACTGTGAGAATAAAATGTCTCAATCCTATGGTCCCTGTTTCCCATCTGACCCTAATCACACAAAACAACTGTGGCATTTTGGTGTCAGTCCGGATAGTCATTTTGCCTCAAATGACATTTTCTCTGCTTCTGAGCCCTTGGAAGGTGCTGAGAAGTTTGAGCTCCCTTCACTCCAATATCAAGAAACCAATTCAGGTGTCTGGGGCTTGCTTCCTTTTGATGCTACTCCTGAATCATTGGATTCTTTTATTCAGTCTCCCTTATCTGGGACTGGGACACAACCGTCACATTGCCCTTCTCCACGAAGTAGTGGCCTCTTAGAGGCTTTACTCTATGAGGCCAAATTTATAAGCAAGTCAGAGAATCAGTCTTCTGACAAGGCTACATCATCTACCATCAGCCAAGGGGCTATAACATACTGTTCTTCCTTAAAAGCACACTCCACAGTGATCAAAGGTATTGATCCGACATCCCCATCAGGCAACTCAACAGGATCAATTTTTAACGGGTGCAGTCCTGCTGATCCCATTGGCTCTGCAATGGAAGAGAAAATGCGCG CAAGTCATGTGAAATCAGAAGTTGTCAACCAAAGTTGTTTCCTGGATGAAGATAGGAAAGAAAATTTGAGCCTTTTGGACTGCTCAAAGCCTGATGCTATACTTGGATCATGCTGGCTTGAGCAAAGTGGTTCTAGTGTGAAGCAATGTGGCAGCATAACTGATGCCATTTTTCTTGGCGATGATTTGGGCAGCGAGTTGAAGAACATGTCTTCTGGAACTTCTGGTTGGGGACTTGGTTCTTGCACATGGAATTACATGCCATCTGCCAACCAAATGTCCGATCTTCTGTGA
- the LOC140957304 gene encoding SAC3 family protein C has product MAEKNPQTRQPIKARNFYSSSSSNSTKSQNSNKPFTNSKFSHTNPNSSMNSFSRKATTSNWENDDHDVVKNDDHDVVKDDGGLQGFPTLVGTCPFMCPEEEMARREKLRDLAIFERLHGNPSKSSANLAVKKFCRTITTRDLKASDVRPVSVLEDTLNYLLNLLSSSECPFEVIHDFIFDRTRCIRQDLSMQNAMGDQVIHMYERMIKFHIISHHHLHRICGNPNISSMSHLNMEQLMKTLTTLFNLYEANRASQSICRNEAEFHSFYVLLHLGLNNHDSESLSLWFLHVPALIIKSKEMCFARRILRCYRMGNYKRFISTVEEEASNLQYCIVEPYVNEVRILALSCISYGGYKLQPYALSHLAKLLMMKESDVESLCLQCGLEISTSGTEKGLSCTKPSVTHKPARGFEKYYPMNSERIERLFGELSAL; this is encoded by the exons ATGGCTGAAAAGAATCCTCAAACCCGCCAGCCAATCAAAGCAAGAAACTtttattcttcttcttcctctaaCTCTACCAAATCCCAGAATTCCAACAAACCCTTTACAAATTCCAAATTTTCACACACAAATCCTAATAGCTCGATGAATAGCTTTAGCCGAAAAGCAACCACTAGCAATTGGgaaaatgatgatcatgatgTCGTTAAGAATGATGATCATGATGTCGTTAAGGATGATGGTGGCCTTCAAGGGTTTCCCACCTTAGTTGGAACGTGCCCTTTTATGTGCCCag AGGAAGAGATGGCGAGGCGTGAGAAACTGCGAGATTTGGCTATCTTTGAGAGGCTTCATGGCAATCCTTCTAAAAGCTCTGCCAATCTTGCGGTTAAAAAG TTTTGCAGAACTATAACCACAAGAGATTTGAAAGCTTCTGATGTGCGGCCTGTCTCAGTGCTGGAGGACACTTTGAATTATCTACTCAACTTACTGAGTTCTAGTGAGTGTCCTTTTGAGGTTATTCATGATTTCATCTTTGATAGGACAAGATGCATTAGGCAAGATCTTAGTATGCAGAATGCTATGGGTGATCAAGTGATTCATATGTATGAGAGAATG ATCAAGTTTCACATCATATCTCATCACCATCTTCATAGGATTTGTGGCAATCCAAATATTTCTTCTATGAGTCACCTCAACATGGAGCAGCTTATGAAAACTCTGACAACTTTATTTAATCTTTATGAAGCAAATCGAGCTTCACAATCTATATGCAGGAATGAAGCCGAGTTTCATTCATTTTACGTGCTTCTTCATCTGGGTTTGAACAACCAT GATAGTGAATCTTTATCTTTGTGGTTCCTCCACGTTCCTGCACTAATCATAAAGTCAAAAGAGATGTGTTTTGCTCGTAGAATTTTAAG ATGTTATCGAATGGGCAATTACAAGCGATTCATTTCTACGGTGGAAGAGGAAGCATCCAATCTGCAATACTGCATTGTTGAACCTTATGTCAATGAG GTGAGAATATTGGCATTGTCCTGTATCAGTTACGGAGGATACAAGCTTCAACCATACGCACTGTCCCACTTAGCTAAACTCCTTATGATGAAG GAGTCAGATGTTGAATCCCTTTGTCTCCAATGTGGTCTTGAAATATCTACTTCTGGAACTGAAAAGGGGCTCTCGTGTACCAAACCATCAGTTACCCATAAGCCTGCAAGAGGCTTCGAGAAATACTATCCAATGAATTCAGAAAGAATAGAAAG GTTATTTGGTGAACTATCAGCATTGTGA